The sequence tcccactgggttttccttgtcaaggttttaacaagGCAACATATGTGTGTCCAACACTTTATAAGTCTTAATGCTTATGCAATTTCGGGTTTTACTCTTTGAATTTTCCCGGTATTTTCAAAATGCTCATCAGGGGGAGTATTATAACCTAATATTTATTTACTAAAATGCCCTTGTATCTAAGATTAGGGTTTATCCTATCCTATAAATAGAGAAATAAATCCATATGACTGCATACGCATTAATAGAATTCTCTCTCTTTCGTCCTTTTTTACTTTTTGTCTCTTATTCTCTCCTTTCTagtgtcgcaacagattatttttttcttaaaatcaGAAATTCAAATTCGCTACCAATTTTGTAAGGTTTTGTAGTGAACAATTTCTAACAAACCTCACAAAACCCGTCTAAAAACAACACACCTTTATTTGAGTAAGTATAAACCCTAAACGTCATGCAGAAAAAATCCCTGTACTGAGCATAATGTAGACGTTTGCAGAGATCCAAGAATGAATTAGCTTATGCCACTTAGAAATACTTTTCATGCCAGAGTTTTTCTCATGGGAGTTTGAGTCAAGTTAATTCATAATTTTGGTGTGACTGTTAATTTATACTCTCAAAACCAACACTCACATGAAACGCGTGTTTGATGGGTTACATGACTTACATGCAGCCTCACCTTCCtagaattatttttttccttttgttagTGCTTACTGATGTACTCCCACTGGAATAACCGCAAAAGAAGAAAACTCCCATTACACTGCACAGACCGTTTTAAGAGCGGTTTTAACTCAGTTTATGTTTCTCGTGGTGCATCCATGAACCAGCATTTCATGTTTATTGGGACGACCGAAGGGAGTCCCTTCTATACTTTTACTATGGAAACCTAGAAATGCATTGCTTGCAACGcttttttttcacttttaatCGATATAATTTAATGGGTATTGGTCGTTTTTTCCCGAATTGGGTCGGCATCGGAGAGTCATCATccccaactactgttagaagggATGAATACGGACGGAAGTCAACCCGGTTGATAGTTATTACGACATTAAAATGGTAGAAAAATCGTCACCTGAACATTTAATTTTAATCTTGACTGTTGATTACCAACAAAATTCAAACTGTTATAAAATAAGTGTTACGTTAAATATGGCGCTTATAAATGTTACAAAATCCCAGTTACCAAAAATGTACAAACACTGTTACGAATAGTGTCACAAAAAAACAGCCCTACAATTCCATTGATCCGCTCGGCACTCCAAATTTCGGTCTTCCTATACTGTTGCTACAATCATCTAGTTATGTTCACATTTTGAAAATTCAGAAATCCCGATTCCCGACAAGCGTATCTCTTTAATTCAGAAATCCCGATTCCGGACAATCATCTAGTTATGTTCACAAGCGTATCTCTTTAATAGATCGCCTAATAAATTATAGGTCCTCCAAATATGACTTATATCTTCCTGGTTCCTATTTAGAATCACATGTTTCTGATGAAACATAACATTAGACAGTACACTTAGAGAATGACTCGTTCGTGTCAATGGTGAAGGACCCAATTAATTTCTAGCCATGACTTATACGATATTATGACGATGATGGACCCAATTGCTTGACATGAGACCCCTGCGCCCTTTTCATCTGGAATTCTGGATGGTGCGTATTTATGATCGCCACCCTAAGTAAGTTTATCCCGGTTATTTCTTTTTAAACTCGCCATGGACAAATCGTGACAAAACCAATTTAGAGCAACGGCAGTGGAGTGAGTATAATCAAAgagcaaaaaccaaaaaaaactaaaaaaaaattagtttactCCGTCGGGCGACGTCATGGTACACGAGTAAAATTTGGTCGAGCGCAACTTAAATGTTCGCCCAAATCAGGCTCACTCTAAAAACTCGTCCACTTTAtacttgtttaattttttttattcaaacGTAAATATAATCTTCGTCCCAGCATCAGGCGCACTTTATACTTACGCCACACCTCAAACGTAAATTATACCTATGCACGGTGTCAGACGTAATTTTAAATTACGCTCCACCAAAACCAAACTAAAAACCGAATatggtttggtttttggttttagtctggtatttgatctttactccgttccGCTGTGGTTGATTTCTGATccaaatatttggttttggtcgatgactgtggttgctcttaaaagatcatattctttcttttatctataaaaaataatataaatatataattaAACTGTACTTTAgttttggttccaaagctattaATAAATCTGCGTAAAACACCTAAACCTTCATCTAAACTGGGACGAAAGGAGTATAAATTTAATAATCTCATTACCATCTATCATGCTAATCAACCTGCACATCAGCTCTATCATTTTCCTAATGTTAGAACCAAATCAGCTAAACATAATTAAACTGTACTTTAGTTTAGCTGATTTGGTTTTGGTTCCCAAAGCTTTTTCTTGTTTTGACAAGAACGACTCATGGACTAAAAAGGTCACGTAGTATGTGGAAAGCTTAAGAGTTGGTTGATCCTCTCTTTTCTTGAAAAAAGGATGGAGCACAGTGAGATCTAGCTAGACACCTTTGGACAACAAGTACCGATACTCTCAAACCTTAACAAGTACACCTTGGGTTCGCATTAAACAAAAACAAAGGATTTGCTAGTTGCATTAAACAATAACAAAGGGAACAACGGATTCCTAGTGTTCTAAACATCTTTACAGATATTCTTAATTAATTGATCAAACAAGTTGGATtaaatttaatctcttttaatTGTTTCTTCCAATGAAAGTCAAGGATTAAGTGGATCCACTGATCTATTGCTTGGtaattaagttcaatcaattgggaatatTATTTATAAGTACTGATAAAATGATTAATCGAATAGTTAGATTAGAGTATATTAAAGTGTCTGATATACCTTAAAATTATACTATAGCTTCAGATAGTGAGAAAAGAAATCCGCCCATGATTAAAACCAGGTGGTGGGGATTCTCCATGTGGAGAGATGCGCATTCAGATACGTAAATTTGCACTAGTTGCATTATTTTAAGACTGTATTTGGCAGCTTAGGGGAAGACATTTAAGGTTTTACTCCTTAGGGCTTGGAGAAAAAGCTGGTTTTCACTGCTGAATTTCAGATTTCATATGACATTTAAAGTTTTTTTACTCCTTATGACATTCAAGGATCGCCCGGGTCGCAGTGTTACTGTGTTAATATACTTTTAGTTTTTTAAAGATTTTCCTGCGGAATTTTATTTTACACCAAAGAACCAGCATGTGAAAATGCTTTTTAACTGTTAAGAAGGAATGACATGTCCTGCTAATTGAGCTTCGCAGGCCCAACTTGTTAATGCTCAGCACCTGGGCAAATAAAACACAGAGCTGCTCGAAACGTTTCGTATCAAATATATACTGTAATTCCATAAATTACTAGGTGAAAATGTGACTTGTATAGTTGTAGAAATGGACAATCTTGTGATTTTTTATTGGTAATTTATAAAAGAAAGGTTTAGTTTTCGACCTTATAGGCATTACATAGACTTTACAGTTTCAATGACATTGCAGTTATACCTGCGAAGAATTGCTTTAGTTCTCTCCACTTCACCAAGCTGGAGATTGACAATGAGGTAACCTGTTCTGGTGATTTCTGGAATGTGGTGAGAAATAAAACCCCAATATGTGAGCTCTAATGACGTGTCATTTCCCGGAAAATGTTGGACACCTTTGGAGATAATCTTGGAAGGAATTTGAATAACTGTACCACAAAACACAGAGAAGTAAGAAAATAAGTTTCTGATATAGTCATAAATGCATAAGATGCATCACTCAGACGATATTTGAGATTCAGAGCTTACGGAGAAAGTAATGGACACATCCTAAATGTGTGTCACAATAATACAAACATGGTAATGACACTGTAGAACTGATTTGAGTGGACAACTAACCAAAGAATACTTTTTCCCAGCACATAAGTATCCATACCAAGACAACCTTAAACAGTTTTACTAAGCAAAAAATGTGTTGCTAGTGAAAGATGAGTAGAATCAATCCTGGATGTTCCAGCTATGTCAGTCCTCTGATGGTTACAGTATATAACCATCCAAGTGAGAAATTTTGCCAGGTGGCAATGTTTATCCAAATCGATATAAAGATATTCTGTTAAACCATTCCCCAAACCAATTCCATCAAAAGGCACATCGGCTATGTGATTGCTAACAAGACAAGTAATATGACTGAAGTATTTGAGGTTGTAAGACGTACCCAAAGTTTCACACACGCATCAATAACAACTGGAACGAGGCAGACGAAAAGGACTATAGCAGATTGATCCACCTCAAGCCCATAATGATCGACCAGTACTTCTAGCAAAGTCTGCCAACCAGATTCAGAATGATAACTGCAATGTTGCCGATAAAGAAAAAGGATAGACATAAGTATTTGTCATTTATAGTAGACTAAATTACTACGAGAGAAACAATGGATGAATGGATCTCAAAAGGCCACAATACTTAAAGTTAGCAGTTATAATCCTGCCCACCAGACCAGTAATGAGTTCAAATGTTATGGAGCTTACATCATGAGCTGTTGCGGGATATCATTAACCATTTCATCAATATTAGAGACTCAGAAACATATGGATATCAGGATACGAGGCCTATATATTGtacaaaatgattttctcattgcggagataatccaaacaccaaataTATGTATGAAAAATTGGCAATTGCAGAATCCGGTTTACTTTGACCTAGATATTTCCTACGAATGTAGCTATATTTTGATGATGTAAATTGAACGTCATCCCTGACTCGGACCTACAGAGCCATCTAGATAACTTATATGCAGTTACACACATGACACAAGCATATACAGACAACACTCATCAGCATAAAAATAGTGGAAATAACACAAgcatttagttttccttgaattataACGTCTCAAAACCAAATTAGCACAACTAGCATATGAGTAAAACTAGCTTGTCATTACGTTTTAGAAAGTAGTATAAGcagtaccaaagaacaataacTTACCCCAAAAATATATCAGTAATAAGAATAATAAGGAATGCCTTTCCGGtatctgaaatattatttattagTTTGTACCCTGTAAATTTTAGCAAAGCCACCTACACAAGTGAAAAAGGAAAAAGTTAATTACAAAGATATCTGGTCATGCCTGAGGCAAACTGAGACAGTTTATTGACTTGATTCTAAAAAAGACAAGTTTTGATCTAGTTTTAGTCCAGAAATATCGGATAACTTTTCCCAAGTTGATTTATACATCAACCAAAAGGAGacagaaaaaggaaaaataagagaACTGAGTAATTTCTCACTTTGCTTTGATTGAAGTATAAAAGCATAAAAAGCGCTACCCCAAATACCATATCTGACCATATATTTGCAAATGCTCTCCGGTTTTCTAATCTCCATTCATCTCTTAACTCTAACCTGAAGAGTGGCCAAAGGGAAGCAATATACCAAATAAGTACACATTTAAAAGTTGTTCTCAGTAGAGTTTCAGCCTAGAACCTTCTCTAACATTATTCTTAAGTTTTATAAGGCGGCCAGAAACACATAGAAGTTTTGGGTGAAAAATATTGCCTAAAGATGAGATTTTAAACAATTAAGATGAACTTACGCTTTAGGCCGCAACTGCAACCAAACCTCATCATCGGAAAGAGGAGGTGATTTACCAATCTCCGCTTCAAGCCTATAACTTGATCTCTCAATTTTCAATTCCTTCACCATTTGAAGTTTTTGCGGTCTCCGTACATCAAAAAACTCGGCTGCAAGTGGTACAGTCTTCACATATCTGTTCAATTTGTAATAGGTTATGTAGAGcatttcttctctttttactaCTAAATCATACGTATATAACAATCACAAAAAAGAACATTTAAGGGTGGTGAAGATGCATATGTTGAAGGCTGTGAAACCAATTCAACACATAGAATTAGAAATGAATGATCTCTGAAGAATCCCATTAGATGGAAATGCAAAGCAACATGTACAAGAGATTACCTGTCCAATAATGGCATGAGAACAAAGTCATGCACAACAAAGTCCAAAGCCCAAGGTATTAACACCAACACTGCCAAGAATTTAGCCTGGAAGTAACAATGTTAACACATGAGGTTTACCATATTGAATTTTAACGCACAATTGAAATAAAGTCTCATGATGTAATTACGTAGCACAGCACGTCATAATACTTACAGAATTTGACGAGGCATACTGAAACACGCGATCTTCATATAATAAATCATCTTCTTCCATGCCGAAAACTAAATCCTTTACAGTTTTAACTAAGCCTCTTTCAGGCATCATTTCACTCGGATCAGCACGAACCTCATTTACACTGTTCTCAATAATATCACTCCAGTCTCCACCATAAACTTGAGAATCCGGCCCATCTTCAACAAGCCAATCTTCCCACATTCCATTCTCCACATTTTTCATATCCTCTTGTGCTTCGCGTAATTCCGTAATTGCCTCCGCTCTCCTCTTCCACGCTTCGAACTTCTCTTCCTCCGATAATTTTTCATCACCAGTGGGGAATTCTAATTCTACTTCTTCTTCCAGTAAATCTTTCTCTTCTAAACCAAGCCAATTAGCATCTTCATCTAAAAAGAATTTCTTCCACCatggtcttttcttttttgaacCCCATTTTTCATCATTCTTAGCTTTTGTAATAAACATAcaatttcttttccttcttcttccaatTAATGATGATGACACCATAGAAGAAGTGATCaaagaactagggtttgtacTACTAATGTTGTAAAGATGTAATCTTTTGTTGGTATTAAATAATGTAAAATTCTCACATAATACAATAGAAGTGCTCATTAAGAACGTATACTAGAGTTCTTAGCATTTTTCAGAGTAACATTTCACTTCATTTCAACATAAAAACAGCATTTTTATCaggaaaaaatgaaataaaaaggtATAGAATTCAGCTTAAGAACTTACTCAACTAGAAAGAAATGATAAAACCCAGAAACCCATTTCTTCTGCAACAGATTTTCGTGAGTCTTTCATGGTTCACTCCATTAATGTATTTAGCGGGAGAAGATAAACGGTTTGTTTCAACTTACAATTATCAAATGGAtaacttgaaaaagaaaaacaagatattttgCGCACGTTAGTGGCTAACATACACACTTGTAGCTAAATTACGCAGAAATCGGACCCGAATGCGGGCCAGTTTACACGAaccagtttttttatttttttggtcaaGGGCCCTAATTCATAAAGAAGCCAAATAGGATGTTTATACCTGAAGATGGAATTAGAGTACCTTGGCATATTGAGCCAAAGTATGAGCAACCGGATGAATGGAGAATTTTTTGTGAAATCTCTATCTGGaaaattgtaaaaaaaatttTCTGTTGTCCTCCAGAAACAAAAAAACTCTACAAGACATTATGGAACATGTATATTTCTCGAATAGTCAAATCGTTT comes from Papaver somniferum cultivar HN1 chromosome 7, ASM357369v1, whole genome shotgun sequence and encodes:
- the LOC113298960 gene encoding chloroplast envelope membrane protein-like isoform X3 produces the protein MSTSIVLCENFTLFNTNKRLHLYNISSTNPSSLITSSMVSSSLIGRRRKRNCMFITKAKNDEKWGSKKKRPWWKKFFLDEDANWLGLEEKDLLEEEVELEFPTGDEKLSEEEKFEAWKRRAEAITELREAQEDMKNVENGMWEDWLVEDGPDSQVYGGDWSDIIENSVNEVRADPSEMMPERGLVKTVKDLVFGMEEDDLLYEDRVFQYASSNSAKFLAVLVLIPWALDFVVHDFVLMPLLDRYVKTVPLAAEFFDVRRPQKLQMVKELKIERSSYRLEAEIGKSPPLSDDEVWLQLRPKALELRDEWRLENRRAFANIWSDMVALLKFTGYKLINNISDTGKAFLIILITDIFLGYHSESGWQTLLEVLVDHYGLEVDQSAIVLFVCLVPVVIDACVKLWLFKFLPRLSPKVSNIFREMTRH
- the LOC113298960 gene encoding chloroplast envelope membrane protein-like isoform X2, which encodes MSTSIVLCENFTLFNTNKRLHLYNISSTNPSSLITSSMVSSSLIGRRRKRNCMFITKAKNDEKWGSKKKRPWWKKFFLDEDANWLGLEEKDLLEEEVELEFPTGDEKLSEEEKFEAWKRRAEAITELREAQEDMKNVENGMWEDWLVEDGPDSQVYGGDWSDIIENSVNEVRADPSEMMPERGLVKTVKDLVFGMEEDDLLYEDRVFQYASSNSAKFLAVLVLIPWALDFVVHDFVLMPLLDRYVKTVPLAAEFFDVRRPQKLQMVKELKIERSSYRLEAEIGKSPPLSDDEVWLQLRPKALELRDEWRLENRRAFANIWSDMVFGVALLKFTGYKLINNISDTGKAFLIILITDIFLGYHSESGWQTLLEVLVDHYGLEVDQSAIVLFVCLVPVVIDACVKLWLFKFLPRLSPKVSNIFREMTRH
- the LOC113298960 gene encoding chloroplast envelope membrane protein-like isoform X1 → MSTSIVLCENFTLFNTNKRLHLYNISSTNPSSLITSSMVSSSLIGRRRKRNCMFITKAKNDEKWGSKKKRPWWKKFFLDEDANWLGLEEKDLLEEEVELEFPTGDEKLSEEEKFEAWKRRAEAITELREAQEDMKNVENGMWEDWLVEDGPDSQVYGGDWSDIIENSVNEVRADPSEMMPERGLVKTVKDLVFGMEEDDLLYEDRVFQYASSNSAKFLAVLVLIPWALDFVVHDFVLMPLLDRYVKTVPLAAEFFDVRRPQKLQMVKELKIERSSYRLEAEIGKSPPLSDDEVWLQLRPKALELRDEWRLENRRAFANIWSDMVFGVALFMLLYFNQSKVALLKFTGYKLINNISDTGKAFLIILITDIFLGYHSESGWQTLLEVLVDHYGLEVDQSAIVLFVCLVPVVIDACVKLWLFKFLPRLSPKVSNIFREMTRH